A stretch of the Neptunomonas phycophila genome encodes the following:
- the mlaD gene encoding outer membrane lipid asymmetry maintenance protein MlaD — protein sequence MRTRWIEVSVGLFMLLGLLAILGLAINVSGLSLNSAAQDTYRLEARFENIGGLKARSKVTLSGVQVGEVSRITIDTKRLVALVEMNINSSVDYLSKDTSAQILTSGLLGEQYIGLSVGFEPDTLKNGDTIADTQSAMVLENLIGKFLFNKVSE from the coding sequence ATGCGTACACGCTGGATTGAAGTGAGCGTTGGTCTATTTATGCTGCTTGGCTTGCTAGCCATTTTAGGCCTCGCAATAAACGTAAGCGGTTTGAGTTTGAATTCTGCTGCACAAGATACTTACCGTTTGGAGGCCCGCTTTGAAAATATAGGGGGGTTAAAGGCTCGGTCTAAAGTGACTTTATCTGGCGTGCAAGTTGGAGAAGTCAGCCGGATTACCATTGATACTAAGCGCTTAGTCGCTTTGGTCGAAATGAATATAAACTCTAGCGTAGATTATTTGTCCAAAGACACATCGGCACAAATTTTGACATCTGGCCTGCTGGGTGAGCAGTACATAGGGTTATCTGTTGGTTTTGAGCCAGATACACTCAAGAACGGCGATACTATTGCTGATACGCAGTCAGCTATGGTGCTAGAAAACCTTATCGGCAAATTCTTATTTAATAAGGTTAGTGAGTAG